The sequence TACGGTCTGCACTCATCACCCGGTATTCGAAATGGTGCTGGATCGCGGGTTTTATCTTTCTGGCCTGCTCGCTCTCTGCCAGTTCTTTTGGCAGGTAGATGACTATTTTGAACTTCGTTTTTGCGGGAAAATCCTTGACGGCATCGATAATATAGTGTTCTGCGGCTGTATCGAGTTCCTTTTCATGGAATGGTGCAGGATCAAAAGAATTGAAGAGCTGCATGATGGACGAGAGTTTGATCTCGATGAGAATTTTGCCATCTTCTTTTTTATACAGCGATTCGATACCCGTCATGTGCACGTGCCTTAGATTGCGTAGAGTGGCAGAACCAATAAACCTGCCTTTGTTCCCGTGTTATCCCCGGAATGTCCTGAAGCAAGTGCACCCCGCAAAAACCCGGGAAAACTCCCCCAAAAAAAGGGACACAAGGATAATTAAAAATATCCGGCCTGCAGATTAAAAATTATTCTTTCTCTTTGACGTACAGGACCCCTTCGGGTTCTTTATAGTCAGTCTTGATAACTATGGTATTGGAAATACGGTTGAAGACCCGGAGTTTTGTATTGGGCATGGCTAGCCACCCGATAAGGCAGTCCAGCGGCAGGAGAAATGCCTTTCCGATGCTTTCAATTGCCGCTGCGCCATAGTGGATTTTTGTCCCGTCGCGGTTGACGACTTTTAAGTTCATCACCATCTTGCCGATGGACTGGCCCCGGAATCCCTCCATTACCGTCCAGTAGAGGAAGAAAAAGATTGTCTCGAAGCCGATGGCAAAGATCTCCCAGTGGCCGTAATCCCACAGGAGAGGGAGTTTCCAGAATGGATCAAATATACCACGAATGATGTTCAAAAACAGAATTACGAGAATTACATCCACAAGCCAAGCCCAGAACCGTGCGCTCCACTTGGCAAGATGAAGGGTTCTTTCAGGAACCGGGCTGATGCATATGGGTTCCGTTACGATCGTTTCATCCGACATTTCAATAAATCTATGTGCAGCATGAGCGAATGAAGTTTACTCTTTTTTTATAAATGCAAAAAAACTTCCCCTTTTCCTGAGAAGAAACTATTTCTGCCCGGGGTATGGAATCAGATTAAGGATACTTATACGGAGTGAATGCGCTACTATGACCGACGCTGTCATCACTGAGTTTGCAGGAACCCGCAGGAATGGTACGATATCCCGCTTCTACCAGTATGGCAGTGGCGGCGTTAAGGTACTTGACGGGAAAAAGTGCTTAAAA comes from Methanomicrobiales archaeon HGW-Methanomicrobiales-1 and encodes:
- a CDS encoding RDD family protein, which encodes MSDETIVTEPICISPVPERTLHLAKWSARFWAWLVDVILVILFLNIIRGIFDPFWKLPLLWDYGHWEIFAIGFETIFFFLYWTVMEGFRGQSIGKMVMNLKVVNRDGTKIHYGAAAIESIGKAFLLPLDCLIGWLAMPNTKLRVFNRISNTIVIKTDYKEPEGVLYVKEKE